A genomic stretch from Streptomyces venezuelae ATCC 10712 includes:
- a CDS encoding WXG100 family type VII secretion target, whose protein sequence is MSKDLNVTSAEQVKLAGRIQDFHDELQSRITALNGVVDRIQAGWQGAASKEYDRVQNDLNQRLRGMRVELVKLEEIMRMSADGFTQEEDERIRTFRKMDDTSGGQSAILGMA, encoded by the coding sequence ATGTCGAAAGACCTGAACGTAACCAGTGCCGAACAAGTCAAGCTCGCCGGCCGGATCCAGGACTTCCACGACGAGCTCCAGTCCCGCATCACCGCCCTCAACGGCGTGGTGGACCGCATCCAGGCGGGCTGGCAGGGCGCTGCGAGCAAGGAGTACGACCGGGTCCAGAACGACCTGAACCAGCGTCTGCGCGGCATGCGCGTCGAGCTCGTGAAGCTCGAGGAGATCATGCGGATGAGCGCCGACGGGTTCACGCAGGAGGAGGACGAGCGCATCCGGACCTTCCGCAAGATGGACGACACGTCCGGTGGCCAGAGCGCCATCCTCGGCATGGCCTGA
- a CDS encoding WXG100 family type VII secretion target, with protein MTTAVNYDTVTQAAADVRLTSSTLTQKLEDLMTEVNRVASNWEGEAKIAYRESQDRLTRDMSGMNQDLGRIAQLLDESVIGYQDTDKGNAARFRMM; from the coding sequence ATGACCACTGCGGTCAATTACGACACCGTGACGCAGGCGGCGGCCGACGTCCGCCTCACCTCCAGCACGCTGACCCAGAAGCTCGAAGACCTCATGACCGAGGTCAACCGTGTCGCCTCCAACTGGGAAGGTGAGGCGAAGATCGCGTACCGCGAGAGCCAGGACCGCCTGACCCGCGACATGTCCGGCATGAACCAGGACCTGGGCCGCATCGCCCAGCTCCTCGACGAGTCGGTCATCGGCTACCAGGACACCGACAAGGGCAACGCCGCCCGGTTCCGCATGATGTGA
- a CDS encoding DUF397 domain-containing protein has product MTDADTSTPSAESAVDGAAEAARAAEKQRQKDELYALDISGVEWEGAPGTSPDEERVEIARLPEGAVAMRSSLDKETVLRYTKAEWDAFVLGARDGEFDLR; this is encoded by the coding sequence ATGACCGACGCAGACACCAGCACGCCCAGCGCCGAGAGCGCCGTCGACGGCGCCGCCGAGGCCGCGCGGGCCGCCGAGAAGCAGCGTCAGAAGGACGAGCTGTACGCGCTCGACATCTCGGGCGTCGAGTGGGAGGGCGCGCCGGGGACGAGCCCGGACGAGGAGCGGGTGGAGATCGCCCGGCTCCCCGAGGGGGCGGTGGCGATGCGTTCCTCGCTCGACAAGGAGACGGTGCTGCGGTACACGAAGGCCGAGTGGGACGCGTTCGTCCTGGGCGCCAGGGACGGCGAGTTCGACCTGCGGTGA
- a CDS encoding type VII secretion protein EccC encodes MSQIVVKRPPRSLPPEVPGEELVLESPPELPRGQQESALMQLLPMLGMGSSVVFFFMTPSPIMRIMGTLMLASTVAMAVAQFVRFRRGTQGQMSDVRRDYLKYLAQTRRTVRRTARKQRDAQLYLHPSPEQLWSVVAEGSRVWERRVGDHDFGQARIGLGAQQLATPLVAPDTAPVDELEPLCAGAMQQFLAVHGTLDGLPMAVSMRAFYHVTVSGEPESAQAVARALVAQLVTLHSPEDLMLAVVAARSAQERWDWTKWLPHTQVAGQVDGAGTKRLFGDDLGELEQLVRSKLDGRPRFSRENHPVLDQPHVVVVLDADSTRGGLVPPDSLLAAAEGLQGVTIVEVVSGDLDEPRGGLSVVVRPGRLRLESGGGFAYEGVPDGISLPAAEALARQLAPLRMGGGDDDEPLLANLDFTDLLNLGDAASVDVARTWRPRSVAERLRVPIGVGEDGQPVMLDLKEAAQEGMGPHGLCVGATGSGKSELLRTLVLGLAVTHSSETLNFVLADFKGGATFAGMSQMPHVAAVITNLADDLTLVDRMGDAIRGELQRRQELLRSAGNYANIHDYEKARAAGAPLEPLASLVLVIDEFSELLTAKPDFIDMFIQIGRIGRSLGVHLLLASQRLEEGKLRGLDTYLSYRIGLRTFSAAESRTAIGVPDAYHLPSVPGSGYLKFGTEEMTRFKAAYVSGTYRTGGPRLEIGQMPVERRPALFTASPVPVVYAAPDPAYLTSLRAEEDDALADTVLDVIVRRLEGQGVPAHQVWLPPLDQAPSLDQLLPGLAQTADRGLTAAEYTRQGGLTVPLGLIDKPFEQRREVLYRDFSGAAGHMMVVGGPQSGKSTLMRTLISSFALTHTPAEVQFYCLDFGGGGMASLAELPHVGGVASRLDPERVRRTVAEVMGVLNRREEFFRSHSIDSIATYRRKRAAGELPGEAWGDVFLVVDGWGGFRNDYDMLEPIVADIAARGLGYGIHVVITAARYMEVRAALKDQMLGRLELRLGDVMDSEFDRKVAANVPAGVPGRGQVPEKLHFMGALPRIDGSSSAADLSEGTSAFVQAVRASWTGAPAPAVRLLPRKLPAERLPKGFEYPQHGIAIGIDETNLEPVFVDFETDPFFLVFGESESGKTALLRLIAKQLCERYTPDQARIVVGDYRRTMLEAVAPSHLLEYAPMASAMQMHMEAINTVMTKRAPKPDITPQQLRDRSWWSGPQLFVLIDDFELVATNSGNPLSVLVENLPFARDVGIRFIVARNAAGASRAMYEPFMQRMRELGAQGVLLSGDPGEGDILGNVRARPMPPGRGTFVSRKRGTPLVQLGWLPEQH; translated from the coding sequence GTGAGCCAGATCGTCGTCAAACGCCCGCCGAGGTCTCTTCCGCCGGAAGTGCCCGGTGAGGAACTGGTCCTGGAGTCTCCGCCGGAACTTCCGCGGGGACAGCAGGAGTCGGCGTTGATGCAGCTCCTGCCCATGCTGGGCATGGGCTCCTCGGTGGTCTTCTTCTTCATGACGCCCTCGCCGATCATGCGGATCATGGGCACGCTGATGCTGGCGTCGACGGTCGCGATGGCCGTCGCCCAGTTCGTCAGATTCCGTCGCGGTACGCAGGGGCAAATGTCCGATGTCCGCCGCGACTACCTCAAATACCTCGCGCAGACCCGGCGTACGGTCCGGCGCACGGCCCGCAAGCAGCGGGACGCGCAGCTGTATCTGCACCCGTCCCCCGAGCAGTTGTGGTCGGTGGTGGCCGAGGGTTCGCGGGTGTGGGAACGCCGGGTCGGCGACCATGACTTCGGGCAGGCCAGGATAGGGCTCGGCGCGCAGCAGCTGGCGACGCCGCTGGTGGCGCCGGACACCGCTCCGGTGGACGAGCTGGAGCCGCTGTGCGCGGGCGCCATGCAGCAGTTCCTCGCGGTGCACGGCACGCTGGACGGGCTGCCGATGGCGGTCTCGATGCGCGCCTTCTACCACGTGACGGTGTCGGGCGAGCCGGAGTCGGCGCAGGCCGTGGCGCGTGCCCTGGTGGCGCAGTTGGTGACCCTGCACTCCCCCGAGGACCTGATGCTCGCGGTGGTCGCGGCCCGGTCGGCGCAGGAGCGCTGGGACTGGACGAAGTGGCTGCCGCACACCCAGGTGGCGGGGCAGGTCGACGGGGCGGGCACGAAGCGCCTGTTCGGTGACGACCTCGGTGAGCTGGAGCAGTTGGTCCGCTCGAAGCTGGACGGCCGGCCGCGGTTCTCCCGGGAGAACCATCCGGTGCTCGACCAGCCGCACGTGGTCGTGGTCCTGGACGCCGATTCCACCCGGGGCGGTCTGGTGCCGCCGGACTCGCTGCTGGCGGCGGCGGAGGGCCTGCAGGGCGTGACGATCGTGGAGGTCGTCTCCGGCGACCTCGACGAGCCGCGCGGCGGTCTCTCCGTGGTGGTGCGGCCGGGCCGGCTCCGTCTGGAGTCCGGCGGCGGCTTCGCGTACGAGGGGGTGCCGGACGGCATCTCGCTGCCGGCTGCGGAGGCGCTCGCCCGGCAGCTGGCGCCGCTGCGGATGGGCGGCGGGGACGACGACGAGCCGCTGCTGGCCAACCTGGACTTCACGGATCTGCTGAACCTGGGCGACGCGGCCTCGGTGGACGTGGCCCGCACCTGGCGCCCCCGGTCGGTGGCCGAGCGGCTCCGGGTGCCGATCGGTGTCGGCGAGGACGGCCAGCCGGTCATGCTGGACCTGAAGGAGGCCGCGCAGGAGGGCATGGGCCCGCACGGTCTGTGCGTGGGCGCGACGGGTTCCGGAAAGTCGGAGCTGCTGCGGACGCTGGTGCTCGGTCTCGCGGTGACGCACTCCTCGGAGACGCTGAACTTCGTCCTCGCGGACTTCAAGGGCGGCGCGACCTTCGCCGGCATGTCGCAGATGCCGCACGTGGCGGCGGTCATCACCAACCTGGCGGACGACCTGACGCTCGTCGACCGCATGGGAGACGCGATCCGCGGTGAGCTCCAGCGGCGTCAGGAGCTGCTGCGGTCGGCGGGCAACTACGCCAACATCCACGACTACGAGAAGGCGCGTGCGGCGGGCGCCCCGCTGGAACCGCTCGCCTCGCTGGTCCTCGTCATCGACGAGTTCTCCGAACTCCTCACCGCGAAGCCGGACTTCATCGACATGTTCATCCAGATCGGCCGGATCGGCCGCTCGCTGGGTGTGCATCTGCTGCTCGCCTCGCAGCGCCTTGAGGAGGGCAAGCTGCGCGGTCTGGACACGTACCTCTCGTACCGGATCGGTCTGCGGACCTTCTCGGCGGCGGAGTCGCGGACGGCGATCGGCGTGCCGGACGCCTACCACCTGCCGTCGGTGCCGGGTTCGGGCTATCTGAAGTTCGGTACGGAGGAGATGACCCGCTTCAAGGCGGCGTACGTCTCGGGGACGTACCGGACGGGCGGGCCTCGGCTGGAGATCGGGCAGATGCCGGTGGAGCGGCGTCCCGCGCTGTTCACGGCCTCGCCGGTGCCGGTGGTGTACGCGGCGCCCGACCCGGCGTATCTGACGTCGCTGCGGGCGGAGGAGGACGACGCGCTCGCGGACACCGTCCTCGACGTGATCGTGCGGCGGCTGGAGGGTCAGGGGGTGCCGGCGCACCAGGTGTGGCTGCCGCCGCTCGACCAGGCACCCTCGCTCGACCAGCTGCTTCCGGGTCTGGCGCAGACGGCGGACCGGGGGCTCACGGCGGCGGAGTACACGCGTCAGGGCGGGCTCACGGTGCCGCTCGGCCTCATCGACAAGCCGTTCGAGCAGCGGCGTGAGGTGCTGTACCGGGACTTCTCCGGTGCGGCGGGCCACATGATGGTGGTCGGCGGCCCGCAGTCCGGCAAGTCGACGCTGATGCGGACGCTGATCTCGTCGTTCGCGCTCACCCACACCCCGGCCGAAGTGCAGTTCTACTGCCTGGACTTCGGTGGTGGCGGCATGGCCTCGCTGGCCGAGCTGCCGCACGTCGGCGGGGTCGCCTCGCGGCTCGACCCGGAGCGGGTGCGGCGTACGGTCGCCGAGGTGATGGGCGTACTGAACCGGCGCGAGGAGTTCTTCCGCTCGCACTCCATCGACTCCATCGCGACGTACCGCCGCAAGCGGGCGGCGGGCGAACTGCCCGGCGAGGCCTGGGGTGACGTCTTCCTGGTCGTGGACGGCTGGGGCGGCTTCCGCAACGACTACGACATGCTGGAGCCGATCGTCGCGGACATCGCGGCGCGCGGTCTCGGCTACGGCATCCACGTGGTGATCACCGCCGCCCGGTACATGGAGGTGCGAGCGGCGCTCAAGGACCAGATGCTGGGCCGGCTCGAACTGCGGCTCGGTGACGTCATGGACTCCGAGTTCGACCGCAAGGTCGCGGCGAACGTGCCGGCCGGTGTGCCGGGCCGCGGCCAGGTGCCGGAGAAGCTGCACTTCATGGGGGCGCTGCCGCGGATCGACGGGTCGAGCTCGGCCGCCGACCTGTCGGAGGGCACCTCGGCGTTCGTCCAGGCGGTACGGGCGAGCTGGACCGGGGCCCCGGCGCCCGCGGTGCGGCTGCTGCCGCGCAAGCTGCCGGCGGAGCGGCTGCCGAAGGGCTTCGAGTACCCGCAGCACGGCATCGCGATCGGCATCGACGAGACCAACCTGGAGCCGGTGTTCGTCGACTTCGAGACGGACCCGTTCTTCCTGGTCTTCGGCGAGAGCGAGTCCGGCAAGACGGCGCTGCTGCGGCTCATCGCCAAGCAGCTGTGCGAGCGGTACACGCCGGACCAGGCGCGGATCGTGGTGGGTGACTACCGGCGGACGATGCTGGAGGCGGTCGCGCCCTCGCACCTCCTGGAGTACGCGCCGATGGCCTCCGCCATGCAGATGCACATGGAGGCGATCAACACGGTGATGACGAAGCGGGCGCCCAAGCCCGACATCACACCGCAGCAGCTGCGCGACCGCAGCTGGTGGTCGGGTCCGCAACTGTTCGTCCTGATCGACGACTTCGAGCTGGTCGCCACCAACTCGGGGAACCCGCTGTCGGTGCTGGTGGAGAACCTGCCGTTCGCGCGGGACGTCGGCATCCGCTTCATCGTGGCGCGCAACGCCGCGGGCGCCTCCCGGGCGATGTACGAGCCGTTCATGCAGCGGATGAGGGAGCTGGGCGCGCAGGGCGTGCTGCTCTCCGGCGATCCGGGCGAGGGCGACATCCTCGGCAACGTCCGGGCGCGGCCGATGCCTCCGGGCCGGGGCACGTTCGTGTCGCGGAAGCGGGGCACGCCGCTGGTGCAGCTGGGCTGGCTGCCGGAACAGCACTGA
- the eccD gene encoding type VII secretion integral membrane protein EccD yields the protein MSTTAATGFCRVTVVAPDSRIDVALPEDIAVADVYPEILRLTGQTQPAGTPTGYHLVRRDGSVLDGARTLAAQQVLDGEVLSLRPFAQSLPPAVYDDVSDAVASAVTRDRHLWSDELLRGAGLVGGVLLLVLMGFVLWFADPIRHDMHSLPGIIAGAAGLLLTAFAGVRARVYGDRATAVALGLGALPLLLIAGSGIIGPDTGQGPGRLQFLLGCVTVLVASVALVALTPSGDAPFVAATFLATVGTLATFVAILTESTATETAAVCAPVAIGLVAFLPGLSARFARLPIGYAAPRSAADDEFLGEAHQPAGEDGHPGQPVDGERIALQARRGHEMLLGLVGGCAAVVVGSAAVLGFAGNVWGQFLALAAGLAMLLRARLFRYTSQVACVLVAGIAAVSLLVLGLSLNPPVDLVKELLMYGDRGGLDIRTIWLTAAVAAGAALITAIGLIIPRKGLSPFWGRLLDLTEGFVLLSLVPLSLAVLDVFTAVRSLTSK from the coding sequence GTGAGTACGACCGCAGCGACCGGTTTCTGCCGCGTCACCGTCGTGGCGCCGGACAGCCGCATCGACGTCGCGCTCCCGGAGGACATCGCCGTCGCCGACGTCTACCCGGAGATTCTGCGGCTCACCGGCCAGACCCAGCCCGCCGGCACCCCCACCGGCTACCACCTGGTCCGCCGCGACGGCTCCGTCCTCGACGGCGCCCGCACCCTCGCGGCCCAGCAGGTCCTCGACGGCGAGGTGCTCTCGCTGCGCCCGTTCGCCCAGTCCCTGCCGCCGGCCGTCTACGACGACGTGTCCGACGCCGTCGCCTCCGCCGTCACCCGCGACCGCCACCTGTGGAGCGACGAGCTGCTCCGCGGCGCCGGACTCGTCGGCGGCGTGCTGCTCCTCGTCCTCATGGGCTTCGTCCTCTGGTTCGCGGACCCGATCCGGCACGACATGCACAGCCTGCCCGGGATCATCGCGGGCGCCGCCGGCCTCCTCCTGACCGCCTTCGCCGGAGTGCGCGCCCGCGTCTACGGCGACCGGGCCACCGCCGTCGCCCTCGGCCTCGGCGCCCTGCCGCTGCTGCTCATCGCCGGCTCCGGCATCATCGGCCCCGACACCGGCCAGGGCCCCGGCCGCCTCCAGTTCCTGCTCGGCTGCGTCACCGTCCTCGTCGCCTCGGTGGCCCTCGTGGCGCTCACCCCCAGCGGCGACGCGCCCTTCGTCGCCGCCACCTTCCTCGCCACCGTCGGCACCCTCGCCACCTTCGTGGCGATCCTCACCGAGAGCACCGCCACCGAGACGGCCGCCGTCTGCGCCCCCGTCGCCATCGGCCTCGTCGCCTTCCTGCCCGGCCTCTCCGCCCGGTTCGCCCGGCTCCCCATCGGCTACGCCGCCCCGCGCAGCGCCGCCGACGACGAGTTCCTCGGCGAAGCGCACCAGCCGGCCGGCGAGGACGGTCACCCCGGCCAGCCCGTCGACGGCGAGCGCATCGCGCTCCAGGCCCGCCGCGGCCACGAGATGCTGCTCGGCCTGGTCGGCGGCTGCGCGGCCGTCGTCGTCGGCTCCGCCGCCGTCCTCGGCTTCGCCGGAAACGTCTGGGGTCAGTTCCTCGCCCTCGCCGCCGGCCTCGCGATGCTGCTGCGCGCCCGCCTCTTCCGCTACACCTCGCAGGTCGCCTGCGTCCTCGTCGCCGGCATCGCCGCCGTCTCTCTGCTCGTCCTCGGCCTCTCCCTGAACCCGCCGGTGGACCTGGTCAAGGAACTCCTCATGTACGGGGACCGCGGCGGCCTGGACATCCGTACGATCTGGCTCACCGCGGCCGTCGCCGCCGGAGCCGCGCTGATCACCGCGATCGGCCTGATCATCCCGAGGAAGGGCCTCTCCCCGTTCTGGGGCCGCCTCCTCGACCTGACCGAGGGCTTCGTCCTGCTCTCCCTCGTCCCGCTCAGCCTCGCCGTCCTCGACGTCTTCACCGCGGTCCGCTCCCTCACCAGCAAGTAA
- the rpsO gene encoding 30S ribosomal protein S15 — protein sequence MALDAAVKKQIMAEFGTKEGDTGSPEVQVAMLSRRISDLTEHLKQHKHDHHSRRGLLILVGQRRRLLQYLAKKDIQRFRTLVDRLGIRRGAAGGAK from the coding sequence GTGGCTCTCGACGCCGCTGTCAAGAAGCAGATCATGGCCGAGTTCGGCACCAAGGAGGGCGACACCGGCTCCCCCGAGGTCCAGGTCGCGATGCTGTCCCGTCGCATCTCGGACCTGACCGAGCACCTCAAGCAGCACAAGCACGACCACCACTCCCGCCGTGGTCTGCTGATCCTGGTCGGCCAGCGCCGCCGCCTGCTGCAGTACCTGGCGAAGAAGGACATCCAGCGCTTCCGTACGCTGGTCGACCGCCTCGGCATCCGTCGCGGTGCGGCCGGCGGCGCCAAGTAA
- a CDS encoding polyribonucleotide nucleotidyltransferase — MENETHYAEAVIDNGTFGTRTIRFETGRLAKQAAGSAVAYLDDDTMVLSATTASKRPKDQLDFFPLTVDVEERQYAAGKIPGSFFRREGRPSEDAVLTCRLIDRPLRPSFKKGLRNEIQIVETIMALNPDHLYDVVAINAASASTILAGLPFSGPIGATRVALIKGQWVAFPTHTELEDAVFDMVVAGRVLEDGDVAIMMVEAEATEKTIALVKGGAEAPTEEIVAAGLEAAKPFIKVLCKAQSDLAAKAAKPTGEFPVFLDYQDDVLEALTAAVKGDLAKALTIAGKQERETELDRIKELAAEKLLPAFEGREKEISGAYRALTKKLVRERIIKDKVRIDGRGITDIRTLAAEVEAIPRVHGSALFERGETQILGVTTLNMLRMEQQLDTLSPVTRKRYMHNYNFPPYSVGETGRVGSPKRREIGHGALAERALVPVLPTREEFPYAIRQVSEALGSNGSTSMGSVCASTMSLLNAGVPLKAPVAGIAMGLISEEIDGQTHYVALTDILGAEDAFGDMDFKVAGTKEFVTALQLDTKLDGIPASVLAAALKQARDARLHILDVMMEAIDTPDEMSPNAPRIITVKIPVDKIGEVIGPKGKMINQIQEDTGAEITIEDDGTIYIGAADGPAAEAARATINGIANPTMPEVGERYLGTVVKTTTFGAFVSLLPGKDGLLHISQIRKLAGGKRVENVEDVLAIGSKVQVEIAEIDQRGKLSLIPVIADDENAADDKGDTDQ; from the coding sequence GTGGAGAACGAGACCCACTACGCCGAGGCCGTCATCGACAACGGCACTTTCGGCACCCGCACCATCCGCTTCGAGACCGGCCGTCTGGCCAAGCAGGCCGCCGGCTCCGCCGTCGCCTACCTGGACGACGACACGATGGTCCTCTCGGCGACCACCGCCTCGAAGCGTCCCAAGGACCAGCTCGACTTCTTCCCCCTGACGGTGGACGTCGAGGAGCGGCAGTACGCGGCCGGCAAGATCCCCGGCTCCTTCTTCCGCCGTGAGGGCCGCCCCTCCGAGGACGCCGTCCTCACCTGCCGTCTGATCGACCGGCCGCTGCGCCCCTCCTTCAAGAAGGGCCTGCGCAACGAGATCCAGATCGTCGAGACGATCATGGCGCTCAACCCCGACCACCTGTACGACGTGGTCGCGATCAACGCCGCCTCCGCCTCCACGATCCTGGCGGGCCTGCCCTTCTCCGGCCCCATCGGCGCCACCCGCGTCGCCCTGATCAAGGGCCAGTGGGTCGCGTTCCCGACGCACACCGAGCTCGAGGACGCCGTCTTCGACATGGTCGTCGCCGGTCGTGTCCTGGAGGACGGCGACGTCGCGATCATGATGGTCGAGGCCGAGGCCACCGAGAAGACCATCGCCCTCGTCAAGGGCGGCGCCGAGGCGCCGACCGAGGAGATCGTCGCCGCCGGTCTCGAGGCCGCGAAGCCCTTCATCAAGGTCCTCTGCAAGGCCCAGTCGGACCTCGCCGCCAAGGCCGCCAAGCCCACCGGCGAGTTCCCGGTCTTCCTCGACTACCAGGACGACGTCCTGGAGGCGCTCACCGCCGCCGTCAAGGGCGACCTCGCCAAGGCGCTCACCATCGCCGGCAAGCAGGAGCGCGAGACCGAGCTCGACCGCATCAAGGAGCTCGCCGCCGAGAAGCTCCTCCCGGCCTTCGAAGGCCGCGAGAAGGAGATCTCGGGCGCCTACCGCGCGCTGACCAAGAAGCTGGTCCGCGAGCGGATCATCAAGGACAAGGTCCGCATCGACGGCCGCGGGATCACGGACATCCGTACCCTCGCCGCCGAGGTCGAGGCCATCCCGCGCGTGCACGGCTCGGCGCTGTTCGAGCGTGGCGAGACCCAGATCCTGGGCGTCACCACCCTCAACATGCTCCGCATGGAGCAGCAGCTGGACACCCTCTCCCCGGTGACCCGCAAGCGCTACATGCACAACTACAACTTCCCGCCGTACTCCGTCGGCGAGACCGGCCGCGTGGGCTCGCCCAAGCGCCGCGAGATCGGCCACGGCGCCCTCGCCGAGCGCGCCCTCGTGCCGGTCCTCCCGACCCGCGAGGAGTTCCCCTACGCGATCCGTCAGGTGTCCGAGGCCCTCGGCTCCAACGGCTCGACGTCGATGGGCTCGGTCTGCGCCTCCACCATGTCGCTGCTGAACGCCGGTGTGCCGCTCAAGGCCCCCGTCGCCGGCATCGCCATGGGTCTGATCTCCGAGGAGATCGACGGCCAGACGCACTACGTCGCCCTCACCGACATCCTCGGTGCGGAGGACGCCTTCGGCGACATGGACTTCAAGGTCGCCGGCACCAAGGAGTTCGTCACCGCCCTCCAGCTCGACACCAAGCTGGACGGCATCCCGGCCTCCGTCCTGGCCGCGGCCCTCAAGCAGGCCCGCGACGCCCGCCTCCACATCCTCGACGTGATGATGGAAGCGATCGACACGCCGGACGAGATGTCCCCGAACGCCCCGCGGATCATCACCGTCAAGATCCCGGTGGACAAGATCGGTGAGGTCATCGGCCCCAAGGGCAAGATGATCAACCAGATCCAGGAGGACACCGGCGCCGAGATCACGATCGAGGACGACGGCACCATCTACATCGGTGCCGCCGACGGTCCGGCCGCCGAGGCCGCCCGCGCCACGATCAACGGCATCGCCAACCCGACCATGCCGGAGGTCGGCGAGCGCTACCTGGGTACGGTCGTCAAGACCACCACCTTCGGTGCCTTCGTCTCCCTGCTCCCGGGCAAGGACGGCCTGCTGCACATCTCGCAGATCCGCAAGCTCGCCGGTGGCAAGCGCGTGGAGAACGTCGAGGACGTGCTCGCGATCGGCTCCAAGGTCCAGGTCGAGATCGCCGAGATCGACCAGCGCGGCAAGCTCTCCCTGATCCCCGTGATCGCGGACGACGAGAACGCCGCCGACGACAAGGGCGACACCGACCAGTGA
- a CDS encoding M16 family metallopeptidase yields MTSRSSVTTARPSSEGRAVARTQTLLPGKDGIGTVRRTTLPGGLRIVTETLPSVRSATFGIWAHVGSRDETPTLGGATHYLEHLLFKGTRKRSALDISAAIDAVGGEMNAFTAKEYTCYYARVLDTDLPLAIDVVCDMLTDSLILEEDVDAERGVILEEIAMTEDDPGDVVHELFARTMFGDTPLGRPVLGTVDTVNGLTRGQIARFYRKHYDPTHLVVAAAGNVDHATVVRQVRRAFEKAGALGRTDGVPVAPRTGVRTLRAAGRVELLNRKTEQAHVVLGMPGLARNDERRWALGVLNTALGGGMSSRLFQEVREKRGLAYSVYSYTSGFADCGLFGVYAGCRPGQVHDVLKICRDELHKVASDGLTDDEIARAVGQLSGSTVLGLEDTGALMNRIGKSELCWGTQMSVDDMLDRIAAVTPDEVREVARDVLEQRPSLSVIGPLKDKQADRLHQAVS; encoded by the coding sequence GTGACGTCCCGTAGTTCCGTGACGACGGCCCGCCCCTCTTCGGAGGGGCGGGCCGTCGCCCGTACCCAAACGCTTCTCCCGGGCAAGGACGGCATCGGCACGGTCCGCCGCACGACCCTCCCCGGCGGGCTCCGGATCGTCACCGAGACCCTCCCCTCCGTGCGCTCCGCCACCTTCGGCATCTGGGCGCACGTCGGCTCCCGCGACGAGACCCCGACGCTGGGCGGCGCCACCCACTACCTGGAGCACCTCCTCTTCAAGGGCACCCGCAAGCGGTCCGCCCTCGACATCTCCGCCGCGATCGACGCGGTCGGCGGCGAGATGAACGCCTTCACGGCGAAGGAGTACACCTGCTACTACGCCCGGGTCCTCGACACCGACCTGCCGCTGGCGATCGACGTCGTCTGCGACATGCTCACGGACTCGCTCATCCTCGAAGAGGACGTGGACGCCGAGCGCGGCGTCATCCTCGAAGAGATCGCGATGACCGAGGACGACCCCGGTGACGTGGTGCACGAGCTGTTCGCGCGGACCATGTTCGGCGACACCCCGCTGGGCCGCCCGGTCCTCGGCACCGTCGACACGGTCAACGGTCTCACCCGCGGCCAGATCGCCCGCTTCTACCGGAAGCACTACGACCCCACCCACCTGGTCGTCGCCGCCGCGGGCAACGTCGACCACGCCACGGTGGTACGCCAGGTCCGCCGCGCCTTCGAGAAGGCCGGCGCCCTCGGCCGTACCGACGGGGTCCCGGTCGCCCCCCGCACCGGCGTGCGCACCCTGCGCGCGGCGGGCCGCGTCGAGCTCCTGAACCGCAAGACGGAGCAGGCGCACGTCGTCCTCGGCATGCCGGGCCTGGCCCGCAACGACGAGCGCCGCTGGGCCCTCGGCGTACTGAACACCGCCCTCGGCGGCGGCATGTCCTCCCGCCTCTTCCAGGAGGTCCGCGAGAAGCGCGGCCTGGCCTACAGCGTGTACTCGTACACCTCGGGCTTCGCCGACTGCGGCCTCTTCGGGGTGTACGCGGGCTGCCGCCCCGGCCAGGTCCACGACGTCCTGAAGATCTGCCGCGACGAGCTCCACAAGGTCGCGTCGGACGGCCTCACGGACGACGAGATCGCCCGCGCCGTCGGCCAGCTCTCCGGTTCGACCGTGCTCGGCCTGGAGGACACCGGCGCGCTGATGAACCGCATCGGCAAGAGCGAGCTGTGCTGGGGCACCCAGATGTCCGTCGACGACATGCTGGACCGGATCGCCGCGGTCACCCCGGACGAGGTCCGCGAGGTCGCCCGCGATGTACTGGAGCAGCGGCCCTCGCTCTCGGTGATCGGCCCGCTGAAGGACAAGCAGGCGGACCGCCTCCACCAAGCGGTCTCCTGA